From Serinicoccus profundi, the proteins below share one genomic window:
- a CDS encoding aspartate aminotransferase family protein, producing MGTLWHPFSDMGSVEKTGELILTHGEGVHVRDREGRRYLDATAGLWFTNVGHGRAELADAAAQQMRRIAAYSTFGDYATEPTVQLADRLEGIAPVPGSKIFFTSGGSDSIDTAAKMARRYWVEQGRPEKTMLLSRSKAYHGMHYAGTALAGIPGNREGYGELVPDTAQVEWDSPESLRATIESVGADRVAAFFCEPIIGAGGVYLPPEGYLAQVRKICTEHDILFVADEVITGYGRFGGSWFASSALGLEPDLVTTAKGLTSGYAPMGAVLVAPRVWEPFFAPDAGVWFRHGYTYSGHAMAAAVALANLDLIETEGLLDEAARLAATLDRELAPLAEHPHVTEVRSGLGAVAAIQLADPPTAMRFAVDVRRHGIATRACGAGAIQVSPAFVMTDEQVGELAAALRAALDAMPDAA from the coding sequence ATGGGCACCTTGTGGCATCCGTTCTCCGACATGGGCTCGGTCGAGAAGACCGGCGAGCTGATCCTCACCCACGGCGAGGGGGTGCACGTCCGCGACCGTGAGGGGCGGCGCTACCTCGACGCGACCGCCGGGCTGTGGTTCACCAACGTCGGCCATGGCCGCGCCGAGCTCGCCGATGCAGCCGCGCAGCAGATGCGCCGGATCGCGGCATACTCCACCTTCGGCGACTACGCGACCGAGCCGACCGTCCAGCTCGCCGACCGCCTCGAGGGCATCGCCCCGGTGCCCGGGAGCAAGATCTTCTTCACCTCCGGCGGCTCGGACTCCATCGACACCGCGGCCAAGATGGCCCGCCGCTACTGGGTGGAGCAGGGGCGGCCGGAGAAGACCATGCTCCTGTCCCGCTCCAAGGCCTACCACGGCATGCACTACGCCGGCACGGCGCTGGCCGGGATCCCCGGCAACCGCGAGGGCTACGGCGAGCTGGTCCCCGACACCGCGCAGGTCGAGTGGGACTCCCCCGAGTCGCTCCGGGCGACGATCGAGTCCGTCGGCGCCGACCGGGTGGCCGCCTTCTTCTGCGAGCCGATCATCGGCGCGGGCGGGGTCTACCTCCCGCCGGAGGGCTACCTCGCGCAGGTGCGCAAGATCTGCACCGAGCACGACATCCTCTTCGTCGCCGACGAGGTCATCACCGGCTACGGCCGCTTCGGCGGATCGTGGTTCGCCAGCTCCGCGCTCGGCCTGGAGCCCGACCTCGTCACCACGGCCAAGGGTCTGACCAGCGGGTATGCCCCGATGGGCGCCGTCCTCGTCGCCCCCCGGGTCTGGGAGCCGTTCTTCGCCCCCGACGCCGGCGTGTGGTTCCGCCACGGCTACACCTACTCCGGGCACGCCATGGCCGCCGCGGTCGCGCTCGCCAACCTCGACCTCATCGAGACCGAGGGCCTGCTCGACGAGGCGGCCCGGCTGGCCGCCACCCTCGACCGCGAGCTGGCGCCGCTGGCCGAGCACCCGCACGTCACAGAGGTCCGCTCCGGCCTCGGTGCCGTCGCCGCGATCCAGCTGGCCGACCCGCCGACCGCGATGCGCTTCGCCGTCGACGTGCGCCGGCACGGCATCGCCACCCGCGCGTGCGGGGCCGGAGCCATCCAGGTCTCCCCCGCCTTCGTCATGACCGACGAGCAGGTCGGTGAGCTCGCCGCGGCGCTGCGCGCGGCCCTCGACGCCATGCCGGACGCCGCGTGA
- a CDS encoding deoxyguanosinetriphosphate triphosphohydrolase, whose amino-acid sequence MTTQPTGEYPAHARERWVAEDPAQKRSDRQDFARDRARVLHSAALRRLAATTQVLAPTTDDFVRNRLTHSLEVAQIGREFGAALGCDADVVDTACLAHDIGHPPFGHNGEAVLDALAAPAGGFEGNAQTLRVLTRLEAKRSHDDGRPAGLNLTRASLDAATKYPWARGEGPSEVGVGKFGVYDDDRDVFAWLRDGSPTSASRQRCLEAQVMDWSDDVAYCVHDVEDAIASRRVDPRALREEDVQVSVAALARDWYAADLPEDTLREALADILDTGWVPTTHTGTRADLAALKDMTSRLIGHFVHTVELATRERHGPGALTRYAADLVVPDRVRGQAAVLKAVAAHFVMLSEERRTTMEREQQILTRLVEHYGADARHLDPIHAEAALDAERAGDDVARLRAVVDQVASLSDARALAVHATLAVS is encoded by the coding sequence GTGACCACCCAGCCCACCGGGGAGTATCCCGCCCACGCCCGTGAGCGCTGGGTGGCCGAGGACCCGGCGCAGAAGCGGTCGGACCGGCAGGACTTCGCCCGCGACCGCGCCCGGGTGCTGCACTCGGCGGCGCTGCGACGGCTGGCGGCCACCACGCAGGTGCTCGCGCCCACGACCGACGACTTCGTGCGCAACCGGCTCACCCACTCCCTCGAGGTCGCCCAGATCGGCCGCGAGTTCGGGGCGGCCCTGGGCTGCGACGCCGACGTCGTCGACACCGCGTGCCTGGCGCACGACATCGGGCACCCGCCTTTCGGGCACAACGGCGAGGCCGTCCTCGACGCCCTGGCCGCTCCGGCGGGCGGCTTCGAGGGCAACGCGCAGACACTGCGGGTGCTGACCCGGCTGGAGGCCAAGCGCAGCCACGACGACGGGCGTCCAGCGGGGCTCAACCTCACCCGCGCCAGCCTCGACGCCGCGACGAAGTACCCGTGGGCCCGGGGCGAGGGCCCGTCGGAGGTGGGGGTGGGCAAGTTCGGGGTCTACGACGACGACCGCGACGTCTTCGCCTGGCTCCGCGACGGCAGCCCGACGTCGGCGTCGCGGCAGCGGTGCCTCGAGGCCCAGGTCATGGACTGGTCGGACGACGTGGCCTACTGCGTCCACGACGTCGAGGACGCCATCGCCTCGCGCCGCGTCGACCCCAGGGCCCTGCGCGAGGAGGACGTGCAGGTGAGCGTCGCGGCGCTGGCGCGGGACTGGTATGCCGCTGACCTGCCCGAGGACACGCTGCGGGAGGCGCTCGCCGACATCCTCGACACCGGGTGGGTGCCGACCACCCATACCGGGACCCGGGCCGACCTCGCCGCGCTCAAGGACATGACCTCCCGGCTCATCGGGCACTTCGTCCACACCGTGGAGCTCGCGACCCGGGAGCGCCACGGGCCGGGGGCGTTGACGCGGTATGCCGCGGACCTCGTCGTGCCGGACCGGGTGCGGGGGCAGGCCGCCGTGCTCAAGGCGGTCGCCGCCCACTTCGTCATGCTCAGCGAGGAGCGCCGCACCACGATGGAGCGCGAGCAGCAGATCCTCACCCGGCTCGTCGAGCACTACGGCGCCGACGCCCGACACCTCGACCCCATCCACGCCGAGGCCGCGCTCGACGCGGAGCGGGCGGGCGACGACGTGGCACGGCTGCGGGCCGTGGTCGACCAGGTCGCGAGCCTGTCGGACGCCCGCGCGCTCGCGGTCCACGCCACCCTGGCCGTGTCGTGA
- a CDS encoding DUF2277 domain-containing protein, producing MCRNIRPLNNFEPPASRSEVQAAALQYVRKVGGSTKPSQANEQAYATAVAQIARATQDLLDALVTTAPPKDRETEAVKARARAAKRYATT from the coding sequence ATGTGCCGCAACATCCGTCCGCTCAACAACTTCGAGCCGCCCGCCTCGCGCTCGGAGGTGCAGGCCGCCGCGCTGCAGTACGTCCGCAAGGTCGGCGGGTCCACCAAGCCCTCGCAGGCCAACGAGCAGGCCTACGCCACGGCGGTGGCGCAGATCGCCCGGGCGACCCAGGACCTGCTCGATGCCCTGGTGACGACCGCACCGCCCAAGGACCGGGAGACCGAGGCCGTCAAGGCCCGCGCCCGGGCGGCGAAGCGCTACGCCACGACGTGA